The sequence ATTGGTGCGTTAGGACTTCGGAATGGTGGTCGCATCCACGCTGGCCGCGCTGGAAGTCATCGAGCTTCCGCCCGACTCGAACTGCCGGTCGGCATTCGACCGCGTCCTGGAGCGCTTGCAGGCGTTGACACCCAAACCGGAACCACACCCTATTCGTACGAACGCCTGCAGTGCCTCGAAGCCAACCTCCCGGAGAGTGCGCGATGAAGCCCAACGTCCTTCTCGTCGTGACATCGATGCTCTCGATTCTCTTGATCTCGTTCCACATCGCGGAGGACATTGTACTTGGATTCACCGGTGGAGGCCTCTCGAATCTCATCGCTATCGGCATCCTGGTCGTTTACTCGTGTGGAGCGCTGGCTGTGGAGCGAGCGGCGGTTGGGCTTGATCATCCTCCTGCTCGGATCGCTCGTGGCCGTGGTGATACCGGTCGTCCACATGACCGGAGCGGGTCGGTGTCCGCCGGTCGGCGGGAGCGTTCTTTTTCGTCTGGACCCTCTATGCGCTTGGCGTGATCGGGACGTTCGGCTTTCTGCTCTCGACGCACGCGCTCTGGAGGTTGCGCGTCGTCTCACGGGCTCCCGTTCCGTGAGGCAGTCGAGTTCCTCCTCCCGTTAGGCCGAGCACTCAGGAGAGCGCGCGGTCGATGCTCGGGGGCCACAGCCGTCGCACCGCCAGCGTTGCGAGCGCTCCGACGGCGAGGGTGCTCAGCGTGCCACCGACGCCGAGCACGAGGAGGAGCTCGAGCCTCAAGTGCGTCAACTCCTGAGCGCTGACCGGCGCGGCGAGGCTTTGCAGGCAGGGCTCATCGTGCCCAGCACAGGCTCGGAAGCCGATCTGCGCCCGAGCGGCAACGCCGAGAATGATGACCCACTGCGCGAGCAGTGCCCCCAAAAGGGCCCGGCGCCACGTAAGCCGCCGCGTCAGGGCAACAGCGGCGATGCCGACGACGGGCGCCGGAAGGCAGAACAGCGCGATGTGCCAGAGAAGATCGGTCATAGCTAGCTCACGCGATGTCGATGGCTGGTGTCGCCATGGTGAAAATGCCTGTGGCCATCTTGTGCGGGGTGCGTAGCGCTTCGCTTCGCGCGTTCCTCTTTCAAATACAGCATGTAGCCGCCGAACGCAGACGAAGTAAAGGCTGCATCGACAGCAAAGTGCGGGAAGTAGTCGCCGCGCACGTCATCGAGCCGGCGTACTATCGTTTCACGGGAAGATCCGGTGGCCTCGAGCAGATACTGGATGCCGCCATCCTGGAACACGACCCACGCGTGACATCCAGGCTGAGCCTCCTTCCCAGTACGCCACCGACCGACATAAAACTCCGCGGGAAGTCCAAGTTCCGTCAGCTTTCGCCACGCCCAGAGAGCATGATCTTCGCAGTCACCCTTGCGCAGCTGCTCGAACGTCTTGGGATGCTGCCAATAGTCGGGCTCGAAAAAGAGATCGGAGTCGCGTACATAGTCGCAGCCAGCGAGCCAATCGCACAATGTGTCCACGGACTCGACCCTGACATGCGACTCGCCCTCGAAATACCACCGGAAATCGTGGCGTGAGCCCGATCCGAACAGTGTGGGAGCGATGTTCCTGCTGAGGCGCTCCCAGGGGTCCCAGTCGATAAAGCGCAGCCCGAGGTAGAAGACTGGGCGCAGAAGTAAGGCAAGCAGTCGAGGCATGGCCCGCGAGGATGTTTGTCAGCCGCCTAACGTGTGCAATGAACTATACGGGCGCCGGCGCGATGCGCAACTCGTGGAGGAGCGCCGCGCGGGCTTTCTTGATTCATTGACAAGGCCACGCGAAGCGTTTGGGCGGCATGCAGCTTCACCGTGTCGCGCCGCGGATGACGGCCGGTGCTAACGGCTAGAAGTAGCCTTCCACAGCGCTGCGCGTTGCTCTATCTCGCGGATGAAGGCTGCCTTCCCATCGCTGTAACACCGCACGTCGCCATGGCAGTCGGCGGCGAGCCGCTGTTTCAAGTTGGCGTACGCGCGGGCGGTCTCCGGGTGCTCGCGGATATAGTCCCGAAAATTGAGATGGCGCTCGATTTCGCTTGACGATTGTTGTGCGTAGGCGTGCACTTGGTGAGTACGAACGCCGTGGGGATCATCTCTGCGAAAATATCGACGACCGGGTAGGCCGAACTCGCCCATGACCTCATAGCCGAGCGCCTGGAACCGGGCAGCCTGAGCGTCGAGCGCGTGGACATTCGAGACCACCGCGAGCATGTCGATGACCGGCTTGGCACGAAGGCCCGGAACGGCTGTGCTGCCGATATGGTGGAGCGCAATGAGAAGCGCGCCGAAGGCGGGCCGGATTCGTTCGGTTTCCACCGTAAACGCTTCCGACCATCCTGGGTCGGCTTCGGCGAGTACGATCTCGGTGCTCGACGATCTCGTCGTCATCGAGGAGCGAGTGGCGGTATGACGCGCGTTAGGCTGCAACGATAGACTCCTAACTCCCGCGCTCCGGCGTCTCGGATTCACCGAGGGACGTCTCTATACTCCGCGGAATGTTGCGCAGGAAATCGTGGCTGATTACCGCCCGGGATGGGTGTTCGCAGACGTGTATGGACAAGACCGCATCGATCACGCTGACGGGCGGCGATCAACGCGTCACTTCTTGATCGGCAACTGCTCGGGTATCGCCGCGCCATCGTGCCGCGGATCGCTCGCACCGTAGTGAATGCCGCCGTCCGTGCCCATCACGGCCTGTCCCCACCCGAAATGCCCGGTGCGCGGACCGTACAACGTGAGATCGTAGCCCATCGCCGACAGCGAGTCGCGCACCGCCTCGGGAATGCGGGACTCGATGTCGAAGTTGCACCCTGAGAATCCCGGCTTCGTGAACCGCCCCGCCTCGAGCGCTTGCTGGATGTTCATGCCGTAGTCGGCGATGTTCGAGACGAACTGCGCATGCGCCTGCGCCTGGTTCCATCCACCCATGATGCCGAACCCGATGCGCACGCTGTCCTTCTGCATGAATCCCGGGATCAGCGTGTGCAGCGGCCGCTTGTGCGGCGCAAGCGTGTTGGCCATTGCGGTGTCGAGCGTGAACAGCGCG is a genomic window of Gemmatimonadaceae bacterium containing:
- a CDS encoding GrpB family protein, translating into MTTRSSSTEIVLAEADPGWSEAFTVETERIRPAFGALLIALHHIGSTAVPGLRAKPVIDMLAVVSNVHALDAQAARFQALGYEVMGEFGLPGRRYFRRDDPHGVRTHQVHAYAQQSSSEIERHLNFRDYIREHPETARAYANLKQRLAADCHGDVRCYSDGKAAFIREIEQRAALWKATSSR